The following are encoded together in the Vidua macroura isolate BioBank_ID:100142 chromosome 6, ASM2450914v1, whole genome shotgun sequence genome:
- the INAFM2 gene encoding putative transmembrane protein INAFM2: MKEKEAGAERGKPATYTGDKKARMAAKTNKKWVRLATVLAYVLSVSLAAIVLAVYYSLIWQPVRGSGGSSSPGPGAAATPAQLRAAPAGPTAGPPPAPPRTGPGPGASAPPAASPSPAAGSGPGAGSP, from the coding sequence ATGAAGGAGAAGGaggcgggcgcggagcggggcaAGCCCGCCACTTACACCGGGGACAAGAAGGCGCGCATGGCGGCCAAGACCAACAAGAAGTGGGTGCGCCTGGCCACCGTGCTGGCCTACGTGCTCTCCGTCTCGCTGGCCGCCATCGTGCTCGCCGTCTACTATAGCCTCATCTGGCAGCCGGTGcgcggcagcggcggctcctccagccccggccccggcgccgccgccaccCCCGCGCAGCtccgcgccgcgcccgccggACCTACAGCGGGGCctccgcccgcgccgccgcgcaccggccccggccccggcgccaGCGCCCCGCCGGCCGCGTCCCCCTCGCCCGCGGCCGGGAGCGGGCCGGGCGCCGGTAGCCCCTGA
- the CCDC9B gene encoding coiled-coil domain-containing protein 9B isoform X1, translating to MQHPCEVAPLELTEILQSSSNPGAKLCSGIRRAPPPMSNMHRADAAVDDAVLRKKEQKDVELDKKILALRKKNEALIRRYQEIEEDKKRAEQEGMAVTSRRPKQDGLTITITKAHNDLKDAITQTEHYGQDSPALSMDKRVVSEKWVSPCPTSPGFGIGSEEEEEEEEADHMFTFRMGKRMQLAVTMDNKAKSKRIVSEKRAESFPGPGRMPDLSEEEMDHLVAFRRGRRMQIAITMDNKEKGEERRTAEKRRSDSDRGPETEHSWKDGGKPVQKSPGDLSFPMTGRERSEYIRWKRERDQIDLERLARHKNAKGEWRRAWDVEKSEHMFEEDFVKDGEPALDNPSSKKGGRNARKFQHRSFPADGRGGGHHGVNVSDPGPKAVPAVSSRAKGKDRLTGRARRWDAKEGEDMSLVKDDLDGQRSLGMDRRKSRGDEGVEENCTAELEEKGKQPSLQDHRASSSQRLRSGKVQPAQNGQKEERRGVRGCSTEVSVASAGDSEPGPKPSKESVGEDANGKPGTADISQEKESTDSTALQSSLQSAVQGTRPGSEEILSQSVGVNVDGAGLEKLPASEQESSENSSSSHGGKLDTAAGDRLDADQGQLVSKGEEEVIQTTVPEGQALALQGSEDAEGTEHHEPSPPGKASSDKAVVPEQDMAKSQSGEGDQPEDCKDKDSGDTHN from the exons CTCTGCTCTGGAATCCGCCGAGCTCCGCCGCCGATGTCCAACATGCACCGAGCT gatgctgctgtggATGATGCTGTGTTAAGgaagaaagagcagaaagaTGTTGAACTTGATAAGAAAATCTTGGCTTTGCGGAAAAAAAACGAAGCACTGATACGAAGGTACCAG GAAATAGAAGAGGACAAAAAGCGAGCGGAACAGGAGGGAATGGCTGTTACCTCCAGGAGGCCCAAGCAGGATGGACTCACTATTACCATCACCAAAGCTCACAAT GACCTGAAAGATGCAATTACCCAGACTGAACACTATGGACAAGATAGCCCAGCCCTCTCGATG GACAAAAGGGTGGTGAGTGAGAAATGGGTAAGCCCCTGTCCTACAAGCCCTGGATTTGGCATTggcagtgaggaagaggaggaggaggaggaagcagatCATATGTTCACATTCAGGATGGGGAAGAGGATGCAGTTGGCTGTTACCATGGACAACAAAGCAAAG AGCAAGAGGATCGTCAGCGAGAAACGCGCCGAGAGCTTCCCTGGCCCGGGCCGAATGCCGGACCTGAGTGAGGAGGAGATGGACCATTTGGTGGCTTTCCGACGGGGAAGGAGGATGCAGATTGCCATCACCATGGATAACAAGGAAAAG GGAGAAGAACggagaacagcagagaaaaggagatCAGACAGTGACAGAGGCCCAGAAACTGAGCACAGCTGGAAG GATGGTGGGAAGCCAGTCCAGAAGAGCCCTGGAGACCTGAGTTTCCCCATGACTGGCCGGGAGCGCTCAGAGTACATCCGCTGGAAGAGGGAACGAGACCAGATTGACCTGGAGCGCCTGGCACGTCACAAGAATGCCAAGGGCGAGTGGCGACGGGCTTGGGATGTGGAGAAGTCAGAGCACAT GTTTGAAGAGGACTTTGTTAAGGATGGGGAGCCAGCCTTGGATAATCCCAGCAGTAAGAAAG GGGGAAGGAATGCAAGGAAATTCCAGCACAGGTCTTTTCCTGCGGACGGGAGAG GTGGAGGACATCATGGAGTGAACGTGAGCGACCCTGGTCCAAAAGCAGtgcctgctgtgagcagccgAGCCAAGGGGAAGGACAGACTGACAGGCAGAGCCAGAAG ATGGGATGCAAAAGAAGGCGAGGACATGTCTCTTGTGAAGGATGACCTTGATGGCCAG AGGAGCCTTGGTATGGACAGGCGGAAGAGCAGAGGTGACGAGGGGGTGGAAGAGAactgcacagctgagctggaggaaaaggggaaacagCCAAGCCTCCAGGATCACAGGGCCTCCTCCTCACAGAGGCTTCGAAGTGGGAAGGTCCAGCCTGCCCAGAATGGCCAGAAAGAGGAGCGGAGGGGAgtgaggggctgcagcacagaggtaTCTGTGGCCAGCGCTGGGGACTCAGAGCCAGGGCCCAAGCCAAGCAAGGAAAGTGTTGGGGAAGATGCCAATGGGAagcctggcactgctgacaTCTCCCAGGAGAAGGAGAGCACTGACAGCACTGCTTTACAGAGCAGCCTTCAGAGCGCTGTGCAAGGCACCAGGCCTGGCAGCGAGGAGATCTTGTCACAGTCTGTGGGAGTGAATGTAGATGGAGCTGGGTTGGAGAAACTGCCAGCTTCAGAACAGGAGTCCTCTGAGAACTCTTCCAGCAGCCATGGAGGAAAGCTtgacacagcagcaggagacagactGGATGCAGACCAAGGACAGCTGGTGagcaaaggagaggaagaagtgATCCAAACCACTGTTCCTGAGGGACAGGCACTTGCACTACAAGGAAGTGAAGATGCTGAAGGCACTGAACACCATGAGCCTTCGCCCCCAGGGAAAGCCAGCTCTGACAAGGCTGTTGTGCCTGAGCAGGACATGGCAAAATCCCAGTCTGGGGAAGGGGACCAGCCTGAGGACTGCAAGGACAAGGACAGCGGGGACACTCACAACTAG
- the CCDC9B gene encoding coiled-coil domain-containing protein 9B isoform X3, whose translation MQHPCEVAPLELTEILQSSSNPGAKDAAVDDAVLRKKEQKDVELDKKILALRKKNEALIRRYQEIEEDKKRAEQEGMAVTSRRPKQDGLTITITKAHNDLKDAITQTEHYGQDSPALSMDKRVVSEKWVSPCPTSPGFGIGSEEEEEEEEADHMFTFRMGKRMQLAVTMDNKAKSKRIVSEKRAESFPGPGRMPDLSEEEMDHLVAFRRGRRMQIAITMDNKEKGEERRTAEKRRSDSDRGPETEHSWKDGGKPVQKSPGDLSFPMTGRERSEYIRWKRERDQIDLERLARHKNAKGEWRRAWDVEKSEHMFEEDFVKDGEPALDNPSSKKGGRNARKFQHRSFPADGRGGGHHGVNVSDPGPKAVPAVSSRAKGKDRLTGRARRWDAKEGEDMSLVKDDLDGQRSLGMDRRKSRGDEGVEENCTAELEEKGKQPSLQDHRASSSQRLRSGKVQPAQNGQKEERRGVRGCSTEVSVASAGDSEPGPKPSKESVGEDANGKPGTADISQEKESTDSTALQSSLQSAVQGTRPGSEEILSQSVGVNVDGAGLEKLPASEQESSENSSSSHGGKLDTAAGDRLDADQGQLVSKGEEEVIQTTVPEGQALALQGSEDAEGTEHHEPSPPGKASSDKAVVPEQDMAKSQSGEGDQPEDCKDKDSGDTHN comes from the exons gatgctgctgtggATGATGCTGTGTTAAGgaagaaagagcagaaagaTGTTGAACTTGATAAGAAAATCTTGGCTTTGCGGAAAAAAAACGAAGCACTGATACGAAGGTACCAG GAAATAGAAGAGGACAAAAAGCGAGCGGAACAGGAGGGAATGGCTGTTACCTCCAGGAGGCCCAAGCAGGATGGACTCACTATTACCATCACCAAAGCTCACAAT GACCTGAAAGATGCAATTACCCAGACTGAACACTATGGACAAGATAGCCCAGCCCTCTCGATG GACAAAAGGGTGGTGAGTGAGAAATGGGTAAGCCCCTGTCCTACAAGCCCTGGATTTGGCATTggcagtgaggaagaggaggaggaggaggaagcagatCATATGTTCACATTCAGGATGGGGAAGAGGATGCAGTTGGCTGTTACCATGGACAACAAAGCAAAG AGCAAGAGGATCGTCAGCGAGAAACGCGCCGAGAGCTTCCCTGGCCCGGGCCGAATGCCGGACCTGAGTGAGGAGGAGATGGACCATTTGGTGGCTTTCCGACGGGGAAGGAGGATGCAGATTGCCATCACCATGGATAACAAGGAAAAG GGAGAAGAACggagaacagcagagaaaaggagatCAGACAGTGACAGAGGCCCAGAAACTGAGCACAGCTGGAAG GATGGTGGGAAGCCAGTCCAGAAGAGCCCTGGAGACCTGAGTTTCCCCATGACTGGCCGGGAGCGCTCAGAGTACATCCGCTGGAAGAGGGAACGAGACCAGATTGACCTGGAGCGCCTGGCACGTCACAAGAATGCCAAGGGCGAGTGGCGACGGGCTTGGGATGTGGAGAAGTCAGAGCACAT GTTTGAAGAGGACTTTGTTAAGGATGGGGAGCCAGCCTTGGATAATCCCAGCAGTAAGAAAG GGGGAAGGAATGCAAGGAAATTCCAGCACAGGTCTTTTCCTGCGGACGGGAGAG GTGGAGGACATCATGGAGTGAACGTGAGCGACCCTGGTCCAAAAGCAGtgcctgctgtgagcagccgAGCCAAGGGGAAGGACAGACTGACAGGCAGAGCCAGAAG ATGGGATGCAAAAGAAGGCGAGGACATGTCTCTTGTGAAGGATGACCTTGATGGCCAG AGGAGCCTTGGTATGGACAGGCGGAAGAGCAGAGGTGACGAGGGGGTGGAAGAGAactgcacagctgagctggaggaaaaggggaaacagCCAAGCCTCCAGGATCACAGGGCCTCCTCCTCACAGAGGCTTCGAAGTGGGAAGGTCCAGCCTGCCCAGAATGGCCAGAAAGAGGAGCGGAGGGGAgtgaggggctgcagcacagaggtaTCTGTGGCCAGCGCTGGGGACTCAGAGCCAGGGCCCAAGCCAAGCAAGGAAAGTGTTGGGGAAGATGCCAATGGGAagcctggcactgctgacaTCTCCCAGGAGAAGGAGAGCACTGACAGCACTGCTTTACAGAGCAGCCTTCAGAGCGCTGTGCAAGGCACCAGGCCTGGCAGCGAGGAGATCTTGTCACAGTCTGTGGGAGTGAATGTAGATGGAGCTGGGTTGGAGAAACTGCCAGCTTCAGAACAGGAGTCCTCTGAGAACTCTTCCAGCAGCCATGGAGGAAAGCTtgacacagcagcaggagacagactGGATGCAGACCAAGGACAGCTGGTGagcaaaggagaggaagaagtgATCCAAACCACTGTTCCTGAGGGACAGGCACTTGCACTACAAGGAAGTGAAGATGCTGAAGGCACTGAACACCATGAGCCTTCGCCCCCAGGGAAAGCCAGCTCTGACAAGGCTGTTGTGCCTGAGCAGGACATGGCAAAATCCCAGTCTGGGGAAGGGGACCAGCCTGAGGACTGCAAGGACAAGGACAGCGGGGACACTCACAACTAG
- the CCDC9B gene encoding coiled-coil domain-containing protein 9B isoform X4 — protein sequence MQHPCEVAPLELTEILQSSSNPGAKLCSGIRRAPPPMSNMHRADAAVDDAVLRKKEQKDVELDKKILALRKKNEALIRRYQEIEEDKKRAEQEGMAVTSRRPKQDGLTITITKAHNDKRVVSEKWVSPCPTSPGFGIGSEEEEEEEEADHMFTFRMGKRMQLAVTMDNKAKSKRIVSEKRAESFPGPGRMPDLSEEEMDHLVAFRRGRRMQIAITMDNKEKGEERRTAEKRRSDSDRGPETEHSWKDGGKPVQKSPGDLSFPMTGRERSEYIRWKRERDQIDLERLARHKNAKGEWRRAWDVEKSEHMFEEDFVKDGEPALDNPSSKKGGRNARKFQHRSFPADGRGGGHHGVNVSDPGPKAVPAVSSRAKGKDRLTGRARRWDAKEGEDMSLVKDDLDGQRSLGMDRRKSRGDEGVEENCTAELEEKGKQPSLQDHRASSSQRLRSGKVQPAQNGQKEERRGVRGCSTEVSVASAGDSEPGPKPSKESVGEDANGKPGTADISQEKESTDSTALQSSLQSAVQGTRPGSEEILSQSVGVNVDGAGLEKLPASEQESSENSSSSHGGKLDTAAGDRLDADQGQLVSKGEEEVIQTTVPEGQALALQGSEDAEGTEHHEPSPPGKASSDKAVVPEQDMAKSQSGEGDQPEDCKDKDSGDTHN from the exons CTCTGCTCTGGAATCCGCCGAGCTCCGCCGCCGATGTCCAACATGCACCGAGCT gatgctgctgtggATGATGCTGTGTTAAGgaagaaagagcagaaagaTGTTGAACTTGATAAGAAAATCTTGGCTTTGCGGAAAAAAAACGAAGCACTGATACGAAGGTACCAG GAAATAGAAGAGGACAAAAAGCGAGCGGAACAGGAGGGAATGGCTGTTACCTCCAGGAGGCCCAAGCAGGATGGACTCACTATTACCATCACCAAAGCTCACAAT GACAAAAGGGTGGTGAGTGAGAAATGGGTAAGCCCCTGTCCTACAAGCCCTGGATTTGGCATTggcagtgaggaagaggaggaggaggaggaagcagatCATATGTTCACATTCAGGATGGGGAAGAGGATGCAGTTGGCTGTTACCATGGACAACAAAGCAAAG AGCAAGAGGATCGTCAGCGAGAAACGCGCCGAGAGCTTCCCTGGCCCGGGCCGAATGCCGGACCTGAGTGAGGAGGAGATGGACCATTTGGTGGCTTTCCGACGGGGAAGGAGGATGCAGATTGCCATCACCATGGATAACAAGGAAAAG GGAGAAGAACggagaacagcagagaaaaggagatCAGACAGTGACAGAGGCCCAGAAACTGAGCACAGCTGGAAG GATGGTGGGAAGCCAGTCCAGAAGAGCCCTGGAGACCTGAGTTTCCCCATGACTGGCCGGGAGCGCTCAGAGTACATCCGCTGGAAGAGGGAACGAGACCAGATTGACCTGGAGCGCCTGGCACGTCACAAGAATGCCAAGGGCGAGTGGCGACGGGCTTGGGATGTGGAGAAGTCAGAGCACAT GTTTGAAGAGGACTTTGTTAAGGATGGGGAGCCAGCCTTGGATAATCCCAGCAGTAAGAAAG GGGGAAGGAATGCAAGGAAATTCCAGCACAGGTCTTTTCCTGCGGACGGGAGAG GTGGAGGACATCATGGAGTGAACGTGAGCGACCCTGGTCCAAAAGCAGtgcctgctgtgagcagccgAGCCAAGGGGAAGGACAGACTGACAGGCAGAGCCAGAAG ATGGGATGCAAAAGAAGGCGAGGACATGTCTCTTGTGAAGGATGACCTTGATGGCCAG AGGAGCCTTGGTATGGACAGGCGGAAGAGCAGAGGTGACGAGGGGGTGGAAGAGAactgcacagctgagctggaggaaaaggggaaacagCCAAGCCTCCAGGATCACAGGGCCTCCTCCTCACAGAGGCTTCGAAGTGGGAAGGTCCAGCCTGCCCAGAATGGCCAGAAAGAGGAGCGGAGGGGAgtgaggggctgcagcacagaggtaTCTGTGGCCAGCGCTGGGGACTCAGAGCCAGGGCCCAAGCCAAGCAAGGAAAGTGTTGGGGAAGATGCCAATGGGAagcctggcactgctgacaTCTCCCAGGAGAAGGAGAGCACTGACAGCACTGCTTTACAGAGCAGCCTTCAGAGCGCTGTGCAAGGCACCAGGCCTGGCAGCGAGGAGATCTTGTCACAGTCTGTGGGAGTGAATGTAGATGGAGCTGGGTTGGAGAAACTGCCAGCTTCAGAACAGGAGTCCTCTGAGAACTCTTCCAGCAGCCATGGAGGAAAGCTtgacacagcagcaggagacagactGGATGCAGACCAAGGACAGCTGGTGagcaaaggagaggaagaagtgATCCAAACCACTGTTCCTGAGGGACAGGCACTTGCACTACAAGGAAGTGAAGATGCTGAAGGCACTGAACACCATGAGCCTTCGCCCCCAGGGAAAGCCAGCTCTGACAAGGCTGTTGTGCCTGAGCAGGACATGGCAAAATCCCAGTCTGGGGAAGGGGACCAGCCTGAGGACTGCAAGGACAAGGACAGCGGGGACACTCACAACTAG
- the CCDC9B gene encoding coiled-coil domain-containing protein 9B isoform X2: protein MQHPCEVAPLELTEILQSSSNPGAKLCSGIRRAPPPMSNMHRADAAVDDAVLRKKEQKDVELDKKILALRKKNEALIRRYQEIEEDKKRAEQEGMAVTSRRPKQDGLTITITKAHNDLKDAITQTEHYGQDSPALSMDKRVVSEKWVSPCPTSPGFGIGSEEEEEEEEADHMFTFRMGKRMQLAVTMDNKAKSKRIVSEKRAESFPGPGRMPDLSEEEMDHLVAFRRGRRMQIAITMDNKEKGEERRTAEKRRSDSDRGPETEHSWKDGGKPVQKSPGDLSFPMTGRERSEYIRWKRERDQIDLERLARHKNAKGEWRRAWDVEKSEHMFEEDFVKDGEPALDNPSRGRNARKFQHRSFPADGRGGGHHGVNVSDPGPKAVPAVSSRAKGKDRLTGRARRWDAKEGEDMSLVKDDLDGQRSLGMDRRKSRGDEGVEENCTAELEEKGKQPSLQDHRASSSQRLRSGKVQPAQNGQKEERRGVRGCSTEVSVASAGDSEPGPKPSKESVGEDANGKPGTADISQEKESTDSTALQSSLQSAVQGTRPGSEEILSQSVGVNVDGAGLEKLPASEQESSENSSSSHGGKLDTAAGDRLDADQGQLVSKGEEEVIQTTVPEGQALALQGSEDAEGTEHHEPSPPGKASSDKAVVPEQDMAKSQSGEGDQPEDCKDKDSGDTHN from the exons CTCTGCTCTGGAATCCGCCGAGCTCCGCCGCCGATGTCCAACATGCACCGAGCT gatgctgctgtggATGATGCTGTGTTAAGgaagaaagagcagaaagaTGTTGAACTTGATAAGAAAATCTTGGCTTTGCGGAAAAAAAACGAAGCACTGATACGAAGGTACCAG GAAATAGAAGAGGACAAAAAGCGAGCGGAACAGGAGGGAATGGCTGTTACCTCCAGGAGGCCCAAGCAGGATGGACTCACTATTACCATCACCAAAGCTCACAAT GACCTGAAAGATGCAATTACCCAGACTGAACACTATGGACAAGATAGCCCAGCCCTCTCGATG GACAAAAGGGTGGTGAGTGAGAAATGGGTAAGCCCCTGTCCTACAAGCCCTGGATTTGGCATTggcagtgaggaagaggaggaggaggaggaagcagatCATATGTTCACATTCAGGATGGGGAAGAGGATGCAGTTGGCTGTTACCATGGACAACAAAGCAAAG AGCAAGAGGATCGTCAGCGAGAAACGCGCCGAGAGCTTCCCTGGCCCGGGCCGAATGCCGGACCTGAGTGAGGAGGAGATGGACCATTTGGTGGCTTTCCGACGGGGAAGGAGGATGCAGATTGCCATCACCATGGATAACAAGGAAAAG GGAGAAGAACggagaacagcagagaaaaggagatCAGACAGTGACAGAGGCCCAGAAACTGAGCACAGCTGGAAG GATGGTGGGAAGCCAGTCCAGAAGAGCCCTGGAGACCTGAGTTTCCCCATGACTGGCCGGGAGCGCTCAGAGTACATCCGCTGGAAGAGGGAACGAGACCAGATTGACCTGGAGCGCCTGGCACGTCACAAGAATGCCAAGGGCGAGTGGCGACGGGCTTGGGATGTGGAGAAGTCAGAGCACAT GTTTGAAGAGGACTTTGTTAAGGATGGGGAGCCAGCCTTGGATAATCCCAGCA GGGGAAGGAATGCAAGGAAATTCCAGCACAGGTCTTTTCCTGCGGACGGGAGAG GTGGAGGACATCATGGAGTGAACGTGAGCGACCCTGGTCCAAAAGCAGtgcctgctgtgagcagccgAGCCAAGGGGAAGGACAGACTGACAGGCAGAGCCAGAAG ATGGGATGCAAAAGAAGGCGAGGACATGTCTCTTGTGAAGGATGACCTTGATGGCCAG AGGAGCCTTGGTATGGACAGGCGGAAGAGCAGAGGTGACGAGGGGGTGGAAGAGAactgcacagctgagctggaggaaaaggggaaacagCCAAGCCTCCAGGATCACAGGGCCTCCTCCTCACAGAGGCTTCGAAGTGGGAAGGTCCAGCCTGCCCAGAATGGCCAGAAAGAGGAGCGGAGGGGAgtgaggggctgcagcacagaggtaTCTGTGGCCAGCGCTGGGGACTCAGAGCCAGGGCCCAAGCCAAGCAAGGAAAGTGTTGGGGAAGATGCCAATGGGAagcctggcactgctgacaTCTCCCAGGAGAAGGAGAGCACTGACAGCACTGCTTTACAGAGCAGCCTTCAGAGCGCTGTGCAAGGCACCAGGCCTGGCAGCGAGGAGATCTTGTCACAGTCTGTGGGAGTGAATGTAGATGGAGCTGGGTTGGAGAAACTGCCAGCTTCAGAACAGGAGTCCTCTGAGAACTCTTCCAGCAGCCATGGAGGAAAGCTtgacacagcagcaggagacagactGGATGCAGACCAAGGACAGCTGGTGagcaaaggagaggaagaagtgATCCAAACCACTGTTCCTGAGGGACAGGCACTTGCACTACAAGGAAGTGAAGATGCTGAAGGCACTGAACACCATGAGCCTTCGCCCCCAGGGAAAGCCAGCTCTGACAAGGCTGTTGTGCCTGAGCAGGACATGGCAAAATCCCAGTCTGGGGAAGGGGACCAGCCTGAGGACTGCAAGGACAAGGACAGCGGGGACACTCACAACTAG